In Desulfitobacterium chlororespirans DSM 11544, the following are encoded in one genomic region:
- a CDS encoding phosphatidylserine decarboxylase codes for MIKYYDRKTQTYQIEKVAGEKMIRWTYSSPVGMRLLETVVKKRMCSSFYGWYLDRRISRRKIHPFVCKFDLDLSIAEKNLKDFSSFNDFFYRKLKPSARSIDPCQDSLISLGDGKLLAYEDINLDCLVQVKGLTYSLKELIKDPETASKYKRGTCLILRLCPTDYHRFHFIDSGICEPSHRIKGSYYSVNPVALQKVAKLFCENKREWSIFHSDHFGDILTIEVGATFVGSIIQSYTPHQPVARGDEKGYFKFGGSTVLLFFEENKIKIDPDIVEQTKLGYETYILFGEKIGVRHKGR; via the coding sequence TTGATTAAATATTATGATCGCAAAACCCAAACTTATCAGATCGAAAAAGTGGCTGGGGAGAAAATGATTCGCTGGACTTATTCTTCTCCTGTGGGGATGAGACTATTGGAAACGGTGGTCAAAAAAAGGATGTGCTCCAGCTTTTACGGCTGGTATCTTGATCGGCGCATCAGCCGGCGCAAGATCCACCCTTTTGTTTGCAAATTTGATTTGGACTTATCCATTGCCGAGAAAAACCTCAAAGATTTTTCTTCATTTAATGATTTCTTTTACCGTAAGCTAAAACCATCAGCCCGTTCTATCGACCCCTGTCAAGACTCCCTCATCTCTTTGGGGGATGGTAAGTTGCTGGCCTACGAAGACATTAACTTGGACTGCTTGGTCCAGGTTAAAGGCCTTACTTACAGTCTTAAAGAACTGATTAAAGACCCGGAGACGGCTTCAAAATACAAGAGAGGCACCTGCTTGATTCTACGGCTATGCCCCACGGATTATCACCGTTTTCATTTTATCGACAGCGGTATCTGTGAACCCTCTCACCGTATTAAAGGCTCTTACTACTCCGTTAATCCGGTGGCTCTGCAGAAGGTAGCCAAGCTTTTCTGCGAGAACAAAAGGGAATGGAGCATTTTCCATTCAGACCATTTTGGAGATATTCTCACCATCGAAGTAGGCGCTACTTTTGTGGGCTCCATCATTCAGAGCTACACTCCCCACCAACCGGTGGCCCGGGGAGATGAAAAAGGTTATTTCAAATTCGGCGGTTCCACGGTTCTGCTCTTTTTCGAAGAAAATAAGATTAAGATCGATCCCGATATTGTTGAACAGACAAAATTAGGCTATGAGACTTATATTCTTTTCGGAGAAAAAATCGGTGTCCGCCATAAGGGCCGATAA
- the aroC gene encoding chorismate synthase, whose amino-acid sequence MRYLTAGESHGPKLVGILEGVPSGAKIDKATIDQALQERQKGPGRGGRMKIEKDQITILSGVRGGLTTGAPIALEIINRDWANWEKIMAWGDEADLESRKVMTPRPGHADLTGYLKYRTEVRNVLERASARETAMRVAIGNIAVQILEALGVEIRGQVLSVGKVHMDSEDTPEYWQRVQASEWKVGDPKGEEALDAQLQEARSQGESLGGVLQIQVRNLLPGLGSYVQWDRKLDGRLAQAVLSVQAIKGVAFGMGFTAGQHFGSKVHDPIGYDRGRGYYRYSNNAGGIEGGMTNGEPVIIEAVMKPIPTLYSPLSTVNLETKEVMEASVERSDVCAVPAALVVLKHVAAWEILQAILEKFPADTWDELNKAWQDYKRFVSEQ is encoded by the coding sequence ATGCGTTATTTGACAGCAGGTGAATCTCACGGACCAAAGCTTGTCGGCATCCTTGAAGGGGTTCCTTCAGGGGCTAAGATAGATAAAGCGACCATCGATCAAGCACTGCAAGAGCGGCAAAAGGGTCCTGGCCGCGGGGGACGAATGAAAATTGAAAAGGATCAGATCACGATTCTTTCCGGAGTCCGGGGGGGATTAACCACAGGGGCTCCTATAGCCTTAGAGATTATCAACCGGGACTGGGCCAATTGGGAGAAAATTATGGCCTGGGGTGATGAAGCGGATTTGGAAAGCCGCAAAGTTATGACACCGCGACCAGGCCATGCGGATTTGACGGGATATTTGAAATATCGGACCGAAGTGCGCAATGTTCTGGAGCGAGCCAGTGCCCGGGAGACAGCTATGCGGGTGGCTATCGGGAATATTGCCGTACAGATTCTGGAAGCTTTAGGAGTGGAGATAAGAGGACAGGTCCTATCCGTAGGAAAAGTCCACATGGATAGCGAGGATACCCCTGAGTATTGGCAACGGGTCCAGGCCTCTGAGTGGAAGGTAGGAGACCCCAAGGGTGAAGAAGCGTTAGATGCTCAGCTGCAAGAGGCTCGGAGCCAAGGGGAGTCCTTAGGGGGAGTGCTGCAGATCCAAGTGCGGAACCTGCTGCCGGGTCTGGGTTCCTATGTCCAGTGGGATAGAAAATTGGATGGCCGGTTGGCTCAGGCCGTTTTATCTGTCCAGGCCATCAAGGGAGTAGCCTTTGGCATGGGTTTTACGGCAGGCCAGCACTTTGGGTCCAAAGTCCATGATCCCATCGGTTATGACAGAGGGCGGGGTTATTATCGTTATAGCAATAATGCCGGCGGAATTGAAGGCGGAATGACCAATGGAGAACCGGTGATAATCGAAGCGGTCATGAAGCCCATCCCTACCTTATACAGTCCTTTGTCAACGGTTAATCTGGAAACGAAAGAAGTTATGGAGGCCAGTGTAGAGCGCAGCGATGTGTGTGCGGTTCCCGCCGCTCTGGTGGTCCTTAAGCATGTGGCGGCTTGGGAAATCCTTCAGGCCATTCTGGAAAAGTTCCCTGCCGACACATGGGATGAGCTGAATAAAGCCTGGCAGGATTATAAACGATTTGTGAGTGAGCAATAG
- the aroE gene encoding shikimate dehydrogenase, with amino-acid sequence MMTITEWENHSVVLSKSFGGVGLVKHFAVIGDPIAHSLSPVMHNAGYKALNLAADYQKFQVSPEDLGEAVLGLKALGFSGWNVTVPHKETILPFLDELTEEAVRAGAVNTVKVDKGRLIGHNTDGSGFVRSLQEHMELDERQQIVILGAGGAAKGIAMALAPFQAQLCIMNRTPERGAELVGKVLEWGGQAHQEEWGRGAWLAQADCVIQTTSIGLKKEEYPFSLEGIRPGALVVDIIFNPWETPFLQEAKALGCKIVNGIDMLLYQGVNAWEFWLEDKAPVESMRKALYQALTG; translated from the coding sequence ATGATGACGATAACGGAATGGGAAAACCATTCCGTTGTGCTATCCAAAAGCTTTGGGGGTGTAGGCTTGGTAAAGCATTTTGCAGTGATTGGCGATCCGATTGCTCATTCCTTATCTCCGGTGATGCATAATGCCGGATATAAGGCTTTAAACTTAGCTGCAGATTATCAAAAATTCCAGGTGAGCCCTGAGGATTTGGGAGAGGCCGTATTGGGTCTTAAGGCTCTGGGCTTCAGCGGCTGGAATGTAACCGTTCCCCATAAGGAAACCATTCTTCCTTTTCTGGATGAACTGACAGAAGAGGCGGTCAGAGCAGGCGCTGTGAACACCGTAAAAGTGGACAAGGGTCGGCTGATCGGCCATAACACCGACGGTTCCGGCTTCGTTCGTTCCCTGCAGGAACATATGGAGTTAGATGAGCGACAACAAATCGTTATCTTAGGAGCCGGAGGTGCCGCCAAGGGGATTGCTATGGCCCTGGCGCCTTTTCAAGCCCAGCTTTGCATCATGAACCGCACTCCTGAGCGGGGGGCGGAGTTGGTGGGAAAAGTACTGGAGTGGGGCGGACAAGCGCACCAGGAGGAATGGGGAAGGGGAGCCTGGCTGGCTCAGGCGGATTGCGTGATCCAAACCACCAGCATAGGGCTAAAAAAGGAAGAATATCCTTTTTCCCTTGAAGGAATACGGCCGGGTGCTTTGGTAGTGGACATCATTTTTAATCCCTGGGAGACTCCTTTTCTACAGGAGGCGAAAGCCTTGGGCTGCAAAATTGTCAATGGAATCGATATGCTTCTTTATCAAGGAGTTAATGCCTGGGAATTCTGGCTGGAGGATAAGGCGCCTGTAGAATCTATGAGGAAGGCTTTGTATCAGGCTTTGACCGGTTGA
- a CDS encoding shikimate kinase, which produces MNNFFDYEITSFKGDPSKNDALEEGEGFSGAAHNDNIVLVGFMGTGKSTVGRRLAKLLGREFIDTDLEIERLTEMTVSEIFRRHGETRFRSEERLLVKRLAEQKGYVIATGGGTVLNAENWRDLAQSGIIIGLYAPLDEIYKRIGYRNDRPLLRGDRQVVEELWAKRQPIYNQANWTIDTTHKGIEQVVEEIFSLYEGGSMDARTED; this is translated from the coding sequence ATGAATAATTTTTTTGATTATGAAATCACATCTTTTAAAGGAGATCCCTCTAAAAATGATGCTTTGGAGGAGGGGGAGGGATTCTCTGGCGCTGCTCATAATGATAATATTGTGCTTGTAGGCTTTATGGGTACCGGCAAAAGCACTGTGGGCAGGCGCTTGGCTAAGCTCCTGGGACGGGAGTTTATTGATACGGATCTGGAGATCGAAAGACTAACGGAAATGACTGTATCGGAAATTTTTCGTCGCCATGGCGAGACCCGTTTTCGTTCGGAGGAGCGGCTGTTGGTGAAACGTCTGGCTGAACAAAAAGGGTATGTTATTGCTACAGGAGGAGGGACTGTGCTGAATGCTGAGAATTGGCGGGATTTGGCACAAAGCGGTATTATTATCGGCTTATATGCGCCCCTTGATGAGATCTACAAACGGATTGGCTATCGCAACGACCGCCCTCTTTTAAGAGGAGATCGCCAAGTGGTTGAAGAGCTGTGGGCCAAGAGACAACCTATCTATAACCAGGCGAATTGGACTATCGATACGACTCATAAGGGAATTGAACAAGTGGTTGAAGAGATATTCAGCCTATATGAAGGAGGTTCTATGGATGCAAGGACAGAGGATTGA
- a CDS encoding YqeG family HAD IIIA-type phosphatase: MFDLFKPTFQADSLDSIPMDVLKRNGIRGLIIDLDNTMTPWNDLEVGPKVVEWFEKLKVAGIQACVVSNNKRKQRVAVVAERLGIPFVFRATKPRRRAFQAGMNVLGTGISDTAVIGDQLFTDILGGNRMEMYTILVLPINDREFIGTRLLRRMERVLVWLMKRYETSEPHGTKVR; this comes from the coding sequence ATGTTTGATCTCTTCAAGCCGACTTTTCAGGCAGATTCATTGGATAGTATACCCATGGATGTTTTGAAAAGGAATGGTATTCGCGGGCTTATTATAGATCTTGACAACACGATGACGCCCTGGAATGACTTGGAAGTTGGACCGAAGGTTGTGGAATGGTTTGAGAAACTTAAAGTGGCAGGGATTCAGGCATGTGTCGTATCCAATAATAAGCGCAAGCAACGGGTGGCCGTTGTAGCAGAGCGTTTAGGAATACCTTTTGTTTTTCGGGCAACGAAACCACGTCGTAGGGCTTTTCAGGCAGGAATGAATGTTTTGGGTACCGGGATTTCGGATACCGCTGTCATTGGGGATCAACTGTTTACGGATATCCTTGGCGGGAATCGTATGGAAATGTATACGATTTTAGTTCTCCCCATCAATGATCGGGAATTTATCGGTACACGGCTCCTGCGTAGAATGGAGCGAGTATTGGTCTGGTTGATGAAGCGTTATGAAACGTCGGAGCCCCATGGTACAAAGGTACGCTAA
- a CDS encoding branched-chain amino acid transporter permease, producing MILTSQQSLVIIAVIALGTILTRGLPFLLFPSHKETPAFILYLGQVIPFAAIAMLIIYCLKNVSLLAAPYGLPEGIAIGFIIFIHLWKNNVLLSIGGGTVLYMALVQFVFT from the coding sequence ATGATACTTACCAGCCAACAGTCCCTTGTTATCATCGCAGTGATCGCTCTGGGAACAATTCTCACCAGAGGGCTGCCCTTTCTTTTATTCCCTTCACATAAGGAGACGCCGGCTTTTATCCTTTACCTTGGTCAGGTGATTCCCTTCGCTGCTATTGCTATGTTGATTATCTATTGTCTAAAAAATGTATCCCTCCTGGCTGCTCCTTATGGGCTGCCGGAAGGGATTGCCATCGGGTTTATCATCTTTATTCATCTGTGGAAAAACAATGTGCTGCTCAGCATCGGCGGAGGAACGGTGCTCTATATGGCCCTGGTGCAATTCGTATTTACCTGA
- the aroB gene encoding 3-dehydroquinate synthase, which translates to MQGQRIDVVSVKPYPVFLGARLEELGDYLTTRIGAGEHLLVITHPNVGDYYLDTLQKGLGSFIVNTLIVPQGEDEKSLDRLSALTSEAIACGADRKTVVLALGGGVIGDLAGFFASVFMRGMRYVQIPTTLLAMVDSSIGGKVAVNHAAGKNLLGDFYPPLAVWTDFSTLETLPWEEMLNGLAETIKHAVIADEGLLSFIEKHREEIMARKPELYKELTSRSSAVKVRLVSEDETEQSKRMFLNYGHSFGHALEAEVAYQGITHGQGVSIGMVAAAHLAQERGLMSSGEVERLIKLLKGFGLPVTGRGKNPRVLTDLMGADKKNYKGQKVLVLPKGIGQGIVIRDANDEEILRAWDKVIE; encoded by the coding sequence ATGCAAGGACAGAGGATTGATGTTGTCTCCGTGAAGCCCTACCCTGTTTTCCTGGGGGCCAGGCTGGAGGAGCTGGGTGACTATCTGACCACCCGCATAGGAGCTGGGGAACATCTTCTGGTGATTACTCACCCTAATGTTGGCGATTACTATCTGGATACTTTGCAAAAAGGGCTAGGCTCCTTTATAGTCAATACCCTGATTGTACCTCAGGGTGAGGATGAGAAATCCCTGGACCGCCTCAGCGCTTTAACCAGTGAAGCTATTGCCTGCGGTGCGGATCGCAAAACCGTGGTCTTGGCTTTGGGGGGAGGGGTTATCGGAGATTTGGCCGGCTTCTTCGCCAGTGTCTTTATGCGGGGAATGCGTTATGTCCAAATTCCCACCACCCTTCTGGCAATGGTGGATAGCAGCATCGGCGGTAAAGTTGCGGTAAACCATGCTGCAGGCAAGAACCTGCTGGGAGATTTTTACCCGCCTCTGGCTGTATGGACAGATTTTAGTACATTAGAGACCCTGCCCTGGGAAGAAATGCTTAATGGTCTGGCAGAGACTATCAAGCATGCTGTCATTGCCGATGAAGGGCTTCTCTCCTTTATCGAAAAACACCGGGAAGAAATCATGGCGCGGAAGCCTGAGTTATACAAGGAACTGACTTCCCGCTCCTCGGCGGTTAAAGTCAGGCTGGTCTCTGAGGACGAGACGGAACAGAGCAAGAGGATGTTTCTTAATTATGGGCATAGCTTTGGTCATGCTCTTGAGGCTGAGGTGGCCTACCAAGGGATTACCCATGGACAGGGTGTCAGCATCGGCATGGTAGCAGCTGCCCATCTGGCCCAAGAACGGGGACTGATGAGCAGTGGAGAAGTGGAACGCTTGATTAAGCTTCTCAAAGGGTTCGGTTTGCCGGTAACTGGCAGAGGTAAGAATCCCCGAGTGTTAACCGATCTTATGGGAGCAGATAAAAAGAATTACAAAGGGCAAAAAGTTTTGGTCTTACCTAAAGGGATAGGGCAGGGGATCGTGATTCGTGACGCCAACGATGAGGAAATTCTAAGAGCTTGGGATAAGGTTATTGAGTGA
- a CDS encoding Lrp/AsnC family transcriptional regulator, with product MEVNLDTQDKAIIHALQEDSSISNLELSKKIGLSPSACLTRTKNLKEQGVIKQYTAFVDEKKLGVELIAFTMVNLSPLNREVANHFLATINEIPNVLECYTVTGSRDFLLKVVAKDIATFRDFIIDTIMAIPGVDKVETSIVMNRDKCTLTIPIDQD from the coding sequence TTGGAAGTTAATCTTGACACTCAGGATAAAGCCATTATCCATGCTTTGCAGGAAGATTCCTCTATCTCAAATTTGGAACTATCGAAGAAGATTGGCTTATCACCCTCGGCCTGTTTAACACGGACAAAAAACTTAAAAGAACAAGGGGTCATTAAGCAATATACTGCCTTTGTCGATGAGAAAAAGCTTGGCGTTGAGTTAATTGCCTTCACGATGGTGAATCTTTCTCCTCTCAATAGAGAGGTTGCCAACCATTTTTTGGCGACGATTAATGAAATCCCTAATGTTCTCGAATGCTATACAGTGACGGGCAGCCGGGATTTTCTTTTAAAAGTGGTGGCGAAGGACATTGCTACTTTTCGGGATTTTATCATCGACACCATTATGGCTATTCCGGGGGTGGATAAAGTAGAAACCAGTATTGTCATGAACAGAGATAAATGCACGTTAACCATACCTATAGATCAAGATTAG
- a CDS encoding prepilin-type N-terminal cleavage/methylation domain-containing protein yields the protein MKRLLDEAGQPDKTKGFTLLEVLLVLTLLAGVGFVLLVKLPLQMDNRNLSLASTQLIQELRDARAKAMAENTWYEIRLYPSNNTYRIFREGTLEKTITLPEKISFANQPSNIRFSAEGSPVFLGGPSRTGSISLTNGKHTRNVITALITGRVREEIK from the coding sequence ATGAAAAGGCTGCTTGATGAAGCTGGCCAACCGGATAAGACAAAAGGCTTCACCCTCCTTGAGGTGCTTCTGGTCCTGACCCTTCTGGCAGGGGTAGGCTTTGTGCTTTTAGTGAAGCTTCCGCTGCAGATGGACAACCGCAATTTGTCTTTAGCCAGCACCCAGCTCATTCAGGAACTACGGGATGCCAGGGCCAAGGCGATGGCTGAAAATACCTGGTATGAAATCCGCCTTTACCCAAGCAATAATACTTATCGTATTTTCAGAGAAGGAACGTTGGAGAAAACCATCACCCTTCCGGAAAAAATAAGCTTCGCCAATCAACCGAGCAATATACGCTTTTCTGCGGAAGGTTCCCCCGTCTTTCTGGGGGGACCGAGCAGGACCGGCAGTATTTCCTTAACCAATGGAAAACATACCAGAAATGTCATTACTGCCTTGATTACAGGTAGGGTTCGGGAAGAAATTAAGTAA
- a CDS encoding AzlC family ABC transporter permease: MQDKIKALKAAFPYTLPVMTGYLFLGMAFGILLNSKGYHFGWAILMSVFIYAGSMQYVAINLLTMAFNPLNAFIMTLMVNARHLFYGLSLLGKYSEAGRKKPYLVFGLTDETFSILCATNPPQGVNRGWFMFFVTILNHSYWIAACALGGILGSMVSFNTKGIDFVMTALFVVIFLEQWKSQKQHAPALIGLGASVLCLWVFGPEHFIIPAMVAIIGILFLFRKPLENLYKSARVSILDGAETTPMAIKEEQV; encoded by the coding sequence ATGCAGGATAAGATCAAAGCCTTGAAAGCGGCGTTTCCCTATACATTGCCGGTAATGACCGGCTACTTATTTCTTGGTATGGCCTTTGGGATTCTTTTGAACAGTAAGGGCTATCATTTTGGCTGGGCCATCCTGATGAGTGTTTTTATTTATGCCGGCTCTATGCAATATGTGGCGATTAATCTGCTGACCATGGCTTTTAATCCCTTAAATGCTTTTATTATGACCTTGATGGTGAATGCCAGGCATTTGTTTTACGGTCTCTCTCTTTTAGGCAAGTACAGCGAAGCGGGAAGGAAAAAGCCTTATTTAGTCTTTGGGCTTACGGATGAGACCTTCTCCATTCTTTGTGCCACGAATCCTCCCCAGGGAGTAAATCGTGGCTGGTTCATGTTTTTTGTGACGATCCTCAATCATAGTTACTGGATTGCTGCTTGTGCCCTGGGCGGCATATTAGGGTCCATGGTGTCTTTTAATACGAAAGGGATAGACTTTGTGATGACAGCTCTGTTTGTGGTGATCTTTCTGGAACAATGGAAGTCCCAGAAGCAGCATGCTCCGGCTCTAATCGGCCTCGGCGCTTCAGTGCTTTGTTTATGGGTCTTTGGACCGGAACATTTTATTATTCCCGCCATGGTTGCCATCATTGGGATCCTTTTCCTGTTCAGAAAGCCGCTGGAGAACCTCTATAAGTCGGCTCGGGTGTCCATACTTGATGGGGCAGAAACGACTCCCATGGCTATCAAGGAGGAGCAAGTATGA